In Oncorhynchus gorbuscha isolate QuinsamMale2020 ecotype Even-year linkage group LG02, OgorEven_v1.0, whole genome shotgun sequence, a single genomic region encodes these proteins:
- the ksr1a gene encoding kinase suppressor of Ras 1 isoform X2: MDSVSDKGGKMVESDEQSERDSGGGAAMAALHQCELIQNMIEISISSLQGLRTKCAASNDLTQQEIRTLEVKLMKYICKQLQCKQKVPETERPQALDSYPRLGDWLRTINLRPELIEAVPLKLSLDALLQMPGSQVQETVRRLGSTSEECARLTAALSCLKSATESDGELREDGGLWFSEPTRRDSGSLLLPADQLMGGMGGPMRPHSPSPLARPPTTPSTPPTPCTACAQTRFGSVSAMPGPEAHGAYIYADSPFTDPFPLSAAHQGRLYGHTSTPPITPPSKRRHRLKPPCTPPPPSRKVMHLLPNITLTRSKSHESQLGNRIEEPPTNKCAKQNKLFLNVQINGNGCEDSPSRSPHLSTRTPGASTPAPATAPYTLPGTPTLMEEHSSHLKNNMGLRRGSPQAVRRDIGLAVTHRFSTKSWLSQTCQVCQKNMMFGVKCKHCRLKCHNKCTKESPSCRISFLPSKPSTPHIFEVTKIRRTESVPSDINNPVDRPLEAPQFGTLPKAITKKDHPPVLNQLDSSSNPSSTTSSTPSSPAPFQNPPSATPPPNPSPKVHRENRFHFPDVSSSTTLHSEALQDTVETEPADDMHAELAEDDDGEVETVCVCKVTVTYVQTHAQNQKHWPCMNVLQEEEEEEEEVEPEIDPDPVEEEEEEDDDDEEDDDGSGMNGGSDGECDGDELDDLPSSRSGRWKGPISRKASQTSVYLQEWDIPFEQLDLGELIGKGRWGKVHKGRWHGEVAIRLLEIDGNNQDHLKLFKKEVMNYRQTRHENVVLFMGACMAPPHLAIITSFCKGRTLYSVVRDTKNTLDINKTRQIAQEIVKGMGYLHAKGIVHKDLKSKNVFHDTNKVIITDFGLFGISGVVQEGRRDNELKLPHGWICYLAPEIVRRMSPGNNEDRLPFSNAADVYAFGTIWYELQARDWPIINQPVEATIWQVGSGEGIKKVLAEINLGKEVTEILSACWAYDLRERPTFTQLADMLEKLPKLNRRLSHPGHFWKSAEM, from the exons GTGAAGCTGATGAAGTACATCTGTAAGCAGCTGCAGTGTAAGCAGAAAgtgccagagacagagaggcctCAGGCCTTGGACAGTTACCCACGGCTGGGGGACTGGCTGCGCACCATCAACCTGAGACCTGAGCTCATTGAG gcagtGCCCTTGAAACTGTCCCTGGATGCCTTGCTGCAGATGCCAGGTTCTCAGGTGCAGGAGACTGTGAGGAGACTGGGCTCCACTTCAGAGGAGTGTGCCAGGCTCACCGCTGCCCTCTCCTGCCTGAAGAGTGCCACTGAATCag ATGGGGAgctgagagaggatgggggactcTGGTTCTCTGAGCCCACCCGGCGAGACAGTGGCTCTCTGCTGCTGCCTGCCGACCAGCTGATGGGGGGGATGGGGGGTCCGATGCGCCCTCATAGCCCCTCTCCCCTAGCTCGGCCCCCCACCACCCCATCCACTCCCCCCACCCCCTGCACCGCCTGTGCCCAAACCCGGTTCGGCTCCGTGTCTGCAATGCCCGGTCCCGAGGCCCACGGGGCGTACATTTACGCTGACAGCCCCTTCACagaccccttccccctctccgcCGCCCATCAGGGGCGACTCTATGGCCACACCTCCACCCCGCCCATCACTCCGCCCTCCAAGAGGCGCCACAGGCTGAAGCCCCCATGCACCCCGCCGCCGCCCTCCCGCAAGGTGATGCACCTCCTGCCCAACATCACCCTGACCCGCAGCAAGAGTCACGAGTCCCAGCTGGGGAACCGCATCGAGGAGCCGCCCACCAACAA GTGTGCAAAGCAGAATAAGTTGTTCCTCAACGTTCAGATCAATGGGAATGGCTGTGAGGACTCACCCTCCCGTTCCCCCCACCTGTCTACCCGCACTCCCGGGGCTTCAACCCCTGCCCCCGCCACTgccccctacaccctacctggcacccctacccTGATGGAGGAGCATTCATCCCACCTCAAGA ataACATGGGGTTGCGCCGTGGCTCCCCACAGGCAGTGAGGAGAGACATAGGCCTGGCCGTCACCCACAG GTTTTCCACCAAGTCGTGGCTGTCCCAGACGTGTCAGGTGTGTCAGAAGAACATGATGTTTGGGGTGAAGTGTAAACACTGCAG GTTAAAGTGCCATAATAAGTGTACTAAAGAATCTCCCTCCTGCAGAATCTCCTTTCTGCCAAGTAAGCCTTCCACACCACACATTTTCGAAG TCACCAAAATTCGGAGGACTGAGTCTGTGCCGTCTGACATCAACAACCCTGTGGACCGGCCTTTGGAAGCACCGCAGTTTGGCACACTACCAAAGGCCATCACCAAAAAG GATCACCCTCCTGTGCTGAACCAGTTGGACTCCAGCAGTAACCcgtcctccaccacctcctccacaccctcctcccctgcccccttCCAGAACCCTCCCAGTGCCACCCCGCCCCCCAACCCCTCGCCCAAGGTCCACCGGGAAAACCGCTTCCACTTCCCAG ATGTGTCCAGTTCCACTACTTTGCACTCTGAAGCCCTCCAAGACACCGT TGAGACTGAACCAGCAGATGACATGCACGCTGAACTGGCTGAGGATGACGATGGAGAGgtagaaactgtgtgtgtgtgtaaagtaacTGTAACATATGTGCAGACACATGCCCAAAACCAAAAGCATTGGCCATGCATGAATGTcttacaggaggaagaggaggaggaggaggaggttgaacCTGAGATAGACCCAGAtccagtagaggaggaggaggaggaggatgatgatgatgaggaagatGACGATGGGAGTGGGATGAATGGTGGTTCGGACGGTGAGTGTGATGGTGATGAGTTGGATGACCTGCCCAGTTCACGGAGTGGTCGCTGGAAAGGCCCCATCTCCCGTAAGGCCAGCCAGACCAGCGTCTACCTGCAGGAGTGGGACATTCCCTTCGAACAGCTGGACCTGGGAGAGCTCATTGGGAAG gGCCGTTGGGGAAAGGTGCATAAGGGGCGTTGGCATGGCGAGGTGGCTATCCGGCTGCTGGAGATAGATGGGAACAACCAGGACCACCTGAAGCTGTTTAAGAAGGAGGTGATGAACTACAGACAGACCCGTCACGAGAACGTGGTCCTCTTCATGGGGGCCTGCATGGCCCCGCCCCACCTCGCCATCATCACCAG TTTCTGTAAAGGGAGGACACTATACTCTGTGGTTCGGGACACCAAAAACACATTGGATATAAACAAGACGAGGCAAATCGCTCAAGAAATTGTAAAG GGAATGGGCTACCTGCATGCCAAAGGCATTGTCCACAAGGACTTGAAGTCAAAGAACGTCTTTCATGACACCAATAAAGTGATTATTACAGACTTTGGCCTGTTTGGGATCTCTGGAGTGGTTCAGGAGGGGAG GCGAGACAACGAGCTGAAGCTTCCACATGGCTGGATCTGTTACCTGGCGCCAGAGATCGTACGCAGGATGAGCCCTGGAAACAACGAGGACCGCCTGCCCTTCTCCAACGCTGCAGACGTCTATGCCTTTGG CACCATTTGGTACGAGCTCCAAGCCAGGGACTGGCCTATCATCAACCAGCCTGTGGAGGCTACCATCTGGCAGGTGGGGAGCGGTGAGGGCATCAAGAAGGTCCTGGCAGAGATCAACCTGGGCAAGGAGGTCACG GAAATCCTGTCTGCCTGCTGGGCCTATGACCTGAGGGAGCGGCCCACCTTCACCCAACTGGCAGACATGCTGGAGAAGCTGCCCAAACTCAACCGGAGACTGTCCCACCCTGGACACTTCTGGAAGTCTGCAGA GATGTGA
- the ksr1a gene encoding kinase suppressor of Ras 1 isoform X3, which yields MDSVSDKGGKMVESDEQSERDSGGGAAMAALHQCELIQNMIEISISSLQGLRTKCAASNDLTQQEIRTLEVKLMKYICKQLQCKQKVPETERPQALDSYPRLGDWLRTINLRPELIEAVPLKLSLDALLQMPGSQVQETVRRLGSTSEECARLTAALSCLKSATESDGELREDGGLWFSEPTRRDSGSLLLPADQLMGGMGGPMRPHSPSPLARPPTTPSTPPTPCTACAQTRFGSVSAMPGPEAHGAYIYADSPFTDPFPLSAAHQGRLYGHTSTPPITPPSKRRHRLKPPCTPPPPSRKVMHLLPNITLTRSKSHESQLGNRIEEPPTNKCAKQNKLFLNVQINGNGCEDSPSRSPHLSTRTPGASTPAPATAPYTLPGTPTLMEEHSSHLKNNMGLRRGSPQAVRRDIGLAVTHRFSTKSWLSQTCQVCQKNMMFGVKCKHCRLKCHNKCTKESPSCRISFLPSKPSTPHIFEVTKIRRTESVPSDINNPVDRPLEAPQFGTLPKAITKKDHPPVLNQLDSSSNPSSTTSSTPSSPAPFQNPPSATPPPNPSPKVHRENRFHFPDVSSSTTLHSEALQDTVETEPADDMHAELAEDDDGEVETVCVCKVTVTYVQTHAQNQKHWPCMNVLQEEEEEEEEVEPEIDPDPVEEEEEEDDDDEEDDDGSGMNGGSDGECDGDELDDLPSSRSGRWKGPISRKASQTSVYLQEWDIPFEQLDLGELIGKGRWGKVHKGRWHGEVAIRLLEIDGNNQDHLKLFKKEVMNYRQTRHENVVLFMGACMAPPHLAIITSFCKGRTLYSVVRDTKNTLDINKTRQIAQEIVKGMGYLHAKGIVHKDLKSKNVFHDTNKVIITDFGLFGISGVVQEGRRDNELKLPHGWICYLAPEIVRRMSPGNNEDRLPFSNAADVYAFGTIWYELQARDWPIINQPVEATIWQVGSGEGIKKVLAEINLGKEVTEILSACWAYDLRERPTFTQLADMLEKLPKLNRRLSHPGHFWKSAEL from the exons GTGAAGCTGATGAAGTACATCTGTAAGCAGCTGCAGTGTAAGCAGAAAgtgccagagacagagaggcctCAGGCCTTGGACAGTTACCCACGGCTGGGGGACTGGCTGCGCACCATCAACCTGAGACCTGAGCTCATTGAG gcagtGCCCTTGAAACTGTCCCTGGATGCCTTGCTGCAGATGCCAGGTTCTCAGGTGCAGGAGACTGTGAGGAGACTGGGCTCCACTTCAGAGGAGTGTGCCAGGCTCACCGCTGCCCTCTCCTGCCTGAAGAGTGCCACTGAATCag ATGGGGAgctgagagaggatgggggactcTGGTTCTCTGAGCCCACCCGGCGAGACAGTGGCTCTCTGCTGCTGCCTGCCGACCAGCTGATGGGGGGGATGGGGGGTCCGATGCGCCCTCATAGCCCCTCTCCCCTAGCTCGGCCCCCCACCACCCCATCCACTCCCCCCACCCCCTGCACCGCCTGTGCCCAAACCCGGTTCGGCTCCGTGTCTGCAATGCCCGGTCCCGAGGCCCACGGGGCGTACATTTACGCTGACAGCCCCTTCACagaccccttccccctctccgcCGCCCATCAGGGGCGACTCTATGGCCACACCTCCACCCCGCCCATCACTCCGCCCTCCAAGAGGCGCCACAGGCTGAAGCCCCCATGCACCCCGCCGCCGCCCTCCCGCAAGGTGATGCACCTCCTGCCCAACATCACCCTGACCCGCAGCAAGAGTCACGAGTCCCAGCTGGGGAACCGCATCGAGGAGCCGCCCACCAACAA GTGTGCAAAGCAGAATAAGTTGTTCCTCAACGTTCAGATCAATGGGAATGGCTGTGAGGACTCACCCTCCCGTTCCCCCCACCTGTCTACCCGCACTCCCGGGGCTTCAACCCCTGCCCCCGCCACTgccccctacaccctacctggcacccctacccTGATGGAGGAGCATTCATCCCACCTCAAGA ataACATGGGGTTGCGCCGTGGCTCCCCACAGGCAGTGAGGAGAGACATAGGCCTGGCCGTCACCCACAG GTTTTCCACCAAGTCGTGGCTGTCCCAGACGTGTCAGGTGTGTCAGAAGAACATGATGTTTGGGGTGAAGTGTAAACACTGCAG GTTAAAGTGCCATAATAAGTGTACTAAAGAATCTCCCTCCTGCAGAATCTCCTTTCTGCCAAGTAAGCCTTCCACACCACACATTTTCGAAG TCACCAAAATTCGGAGGACTGAGTCTGTGCCGTCTGACATCAACAACCCTGTGGACCGGCCTTTGGAAGCACCGCAGTTTGGCACACTACCAAAGGCCATCACCAAAAAG GATCACCCTCCTGTGCTGAACCAGTTGGACTCCAGCAGTAACCcgtcctccaccacctcctccacaccctcctcccctgcccccttCCAGAACCCTCCCAGTGCCACCCCGCCCCCCAACCCCTCGCCCAAGGTCCACCGGGAAAACCGCTTCCACTTCCCAG ATGTGTCCAGTTCCACTACTTTGCACTCTGAAGCCCTCCAAGACACCGT TGAGACTGAACCAGCAGATGACATGCACGCTGAACTGGCTGAGGATGACGATGGAGAGgtagaaactgtgtgtgtgtgtaaagtaacTGTAACATATGTGCAGACACATGCCCAAAACCAAAAGCATTGGCCATGCATGAATGTcttacaggaggaagaggaggaggaggaggaggttgaacCTGAGATAGACCCAGAtccagtagaggaggaggaggaggaggatgatgatgatgaggaagatGACGATGGGAGTGGGATGAATGGTGGTTCGGACGGTGAGTGTGATGGTGATGAGTTGGATGACCTGCCCAGTTCACGGAGTGGTCGCTGGAAAGGCCCCATCTCCCGTAAGGCCAGCCAGACCAGCGTCTACCTGCAGGAGTGGGACATTCCCTTCGAACAGCTGGACCTGGGAGAGCTCATTGGGAAG gGCCGTTGGGGAAAGGTGCATAAGGGGCGTTGGCATGGCGAGGTGGCTATCCGGCTGCTGGAGATAGATGGGAACAACCAGGACCACCTGAAGCTGTTTAAGAAGGAGGTGATGAACTACAGACAGACCCGTCACGAGAACGTGGTCCTCTTCATGGGGGCCTGCATGGCCCCGCCCCACCTCGCCATCATCACCAG TTTCTGTAAAGGGAGGACACTATACTCTGTGGTTCGGGACACCAAAAACACATTGGATATAAACAAGACGAGGCAAATCGCTCAAGAAATTGTAAAG GGAATGGGCTACCTGCATGCCAAAGGCATTGTCCACAAGGACTTGAAGTCAAAGAACGTCTTTCATGACACCAATAAAGTGATTATTACAGACTTTGGCCTGTTTGGGATCTCTGGAGTGGTTCAGGAGGGGAG GCGAGACAACGAGCTGAAGCTTCCACATGGCTGGATCTGTTACCTGGCGCCAGAGATCGTACGCAGGATGAGCCCTGGAAACAACGAGGACCGCCTGCCCTTCTCCAACGCTGCAGACGTCTATGCCTTTGG CACCATTTGGTACGAGCTCCAAGCCAGGGACTGGCCTATCATCAACCAGCCTGTGGAGGCTACCATCTGGCAGGTGGGGAGCGGTGAGGGCATCAAGAAGGTCCTGGCAGAGATCAACCTGGGCAAGGAGGTCACG GAAATCCTGTCTGCCTGCTGGGCCTATGACCTGAGGGAGCGGCCCACCTTCACCCAACTGGCAGACATGCTGGAGAAGCTGCCCAAACTCAACCGGAGACTGTCCCACCCTGGACACTTCTGGAAGTCTGCAGA GTTGTAG
- the ksr1a gene encoding kinase suppressor of Ras 1 isoform X1, which translates to MDSVSDKGGKMVESDEQSERDSGGGAAMAALHQCELIQNMIEISISSLQGLRTKCAASNDLTQQEIRTLEVKLMKYICKQLQCKQKVPETERPQALDSYPRLGDWLRTINLRPELIEAVPLKLSLDALLQMPGSQVQETVRRLGSTSEECARLTAALSCLKSATESDGELREDGGLWFSEPTRRDSGSLLLPADQLMGGMGGPMRPHSPSPLARPPTTPSTPPTPCTACAQTRFGSVSAMPGPEAHGAYIYADSPFTDPFPLSAAHQGRLYGHTSTPPITPPSKRRHRLKPPCTPPPPSRKVMHLLPNITLTRSKSHESQLGNRIEEPPTNKCAKQNKLFLNVQINGNGCEDSPSRSPHLSTRTPGASTPAPATAPYTLPGTPTLMEEHSSHLKNNMGLRRGSPQAVRRDIGLAVTHRFSTKSWLSQTCQVCQKNMMFGVKCKHCRLKCHNKCTKESPSCRISFLPSKPSTPHIFEVTKIRRTESVPSDINNPVDRPLEAPQFGTLPKAITKKDHPPVLNQLDSSSNPSSTTSSTPSSPAPFQNPPSATPPPNPSPKVHRENRFHFPDVSSSTTLHSEALQDTVETEPADDMHAELAEDDDGEVETVCVCKVTVTYVQTHAQNQKHWPCMNVLQEEEEEEEEVEPEIDPDPVEEEEEEDDDDEEDDDGSGMNGGSDGECDGDELDDLPSSRSGRWKGPISRKASQTSVYLQEWDIPFEQLDLGELIGKGRWGKVHKGRWHGEVAIRLLEIDGNNQDHLKLFKKEVMNYRQTRHENVVLFMGACMAPPHLAIITSFCKGRTLYSVVRDTKNTLDINKTRQIAQEIVKGMGYLHAKGIVHKDLKSKNVFHDTNKVIITDFGLFGISGVVQEGRRDNELKLPHGWICYLAPEIVRRMSPGNNEDRLPFSNAADVYAFGTIWYELQARDWPIINQPVEATIWQVGSGEGIKKVLAEINLGKEVTEILSACWAYDLRERPTFTQLADMLEKLPKLNRRLSHPGHFWKSAEYVS; encoded by the exons GTGAAGCTGATGAAGTACATCTGTAAGCAGCTGCAGTGTAAGCAGAAAgtgccagagacagagaggcctCAGGCCTTGGACAGTTACCCACGGCTGGGGGACTGGCTGCGCACCATCAACCTGAGACCTGAGCTCATTGAG gcagtGCCCTTGAAACTGTCCCTGGATGCCTTGCTGCAGATGCCAGGTTCTCAGGTGCAGGAGACTGTGAGGAGACTGGGCTCCACTTCAGAGGAGTGTGCCAGGCTCACCGCTGCCCTCTCCTGCCTGAAGAGTGCCACTGAATCag ATGGGGAgctgagagaggatgggggactcTGGTTCTCTGAGCCCACCCGGCGAGACAGTGGCTCTCTGCTGCTGCCTGCCGACCAGCTGATGGGGGGGATGGGGGGTCCGATGCGCCCTCATAGCCCCTCTCCCCTAGCTCGGCCCCCCACCACCCCATCCACTCCCCCCACCCCCTGCACCGCCTGTGCCCAAACCCGGTTCGGCTCCGTGTCTGCAATGCCCGGTCCCGAGGCCCACGGGGCGTACATTTACGCTGACAGCCCCTTCACagaccccttccccctctccgcCGCCCATCAGGGGCGACTCTATGGCCACACCTCCACCCCGCCCATCACTCCGCCCTCCAAGAGGCGCCACAGGCTGAAGCCCCCATGCACCCCGCCGCCGCCCTCCCGCAAGGTGATGCACCTCCTGCCCAACATCACCCTGACCCGCAGCAAGAGTCACGAGTCCCAGCTGGGGAACCGCATCGAGGAGCCGCCCACCAACAA GTGTGCAAAGCAGAATAAGTTGTTCCTCAACGTTCAGATCAATGGGAATGGCTGTGAGGACTCACCCTCCCGTTCCCCCCACCTGTCTACCCGCACTCCCGGGGCTTCAACCCCTGCCCCCGCCACTgccccctacaccctacctggcacccctacccTGATGGAGGAGCATTCATCCCACCTCAAGA ataACATGGGGTTGCGCCGTGGCTCCCCACAGGCAGTGAGGAGAGACATAGGCCTGGCCGTCACCCACAG GTTTTCCACCAAGTCGTGGCTGTCCCAGACGTGTCAGGTGTGTCAGAAGAACATGATGTTTGGGGTGAAGTGTAAACACTGCAG GTTAAAGTGCCATAATAAGTGTACTAAAGAATCTCCCTCCTGCAGAATCTCCTTTCTGCCAAGTAAGCCTTCCACACCACACATTTTCGAAG TCACCAAAATTCGGAGGACTGAGTCTGTGCCGTCTGACATCAACAACCCTGTGGACCGGCCTTTGGAAGCACCGCAGTTTGGCACACTACCAAAGGCCATCACCAAAAAG GATCACCCTCCTGTGCTGAACCAGTTGGACTCCAGCAGTAACCcgtcctccaccacctcctccacaccctcctcccctgcccccttCCAGAACCCTCCCAGTGCCACCCCGCCCCCCAACCCCTCGCCCAAGGTCCACCGGGAAAACCGCTTCCACTTCCCAG ATGTGTCCAGTTCCACTACTTTGCACTCTGAAGCCCTCCAAGACACCGT TGAGACTGAACCAGCAGATGACATGCACGCTGAACTGGCTGAGGATGACGATGGAGAGgtagaaactgtgtgtgtgtgtaaagtaacTGTAACATATGTGCAGACACATGCCCAAAACCAAAAGCATTGGCCATGCATGAATGTcttacaggaggaagaggaggaggaggaggaggttgaacCTGAGATAGACCCAGAtccagtagaggaggaggaggaggaggatgatgatgatgaggaagatGACGATGGGAGTGGGATGAATGGTGGTTCGGACGGTGAGTGTGATGGTGATGAGTTGGATGACCTGCCCAGTTCACGGAGTGGTCGCTGGAAAGGCCCCATCTCCCGTAAGGCCAGCCAGACCAGCGTCTACCTGCAGGAGTGGGACATTCCCTTCGAACAGCTGGACCTGGGAGAGCTCATTGGGAAG gGCCGTTGGGGAAAGGTGCATAAGGGGCGTTGGCATGGCGAGGTGGCTATCCGGCTGCTGGAGATAGATGGGAACAACCAGGACCACCTGAAGCTGTTTAAGAAGGAGGTGATGAACTACAGACAGACCCGTCACGAGAACGTGGTCCTCTTCATGGGGGCCTGCATGGCCCCGCCCCACCTCGCCATCATCACCAG TTTCTGTAAAGGGAGGACACTATACTCTGTGGTTCGGGACACCAAAAACACATTGGATATAAACAAGACGAGGCAAATCGCTCAAGAAATTGTAAAG GGAATGGGCTACCTGCATGCCAAAGGCATTGTCCACAAGGACTTGAAGTCAAAGAACGTCTTTCATGACACCAATAAAGTGATTATTACAGACTTTGGCCTGTTTGGGATCTCTGGAGTGGTTCAGGAGGGGAG GCGAGACAACGAGCTGAAGCTTCCACATGGCTGGATCTGTTACCTGGCGCCAGAGATCGTACGCAGGATGAGCCCTGGAAACAACGAGGACCGCCTGCCCTTCTCCAACGCTGCAGACGTCTATGCCTTTGG CACCATTTGGTACGAGCTCCAAGCCAGGGACTGGCCTATCATCAACCAGCCTGTGGAGGCTACCATCTGGCAGGTGGGGAGCGGTGAGGGCATCAAGAAGGTCCTGGCAGAGATCAACCTGGGCAAGGAGGTCACG GAAATCCTGTCTGCCTGCTGGGCCTATGACCTGAGGGAGCGGCCCACCTTCACCCAACTGGCAGACATGCTGGAGAAGCTGCCCAAACTCAACCGGAGACTGTCCCACCCTGGACACTTCTGGAAGTCTGCAGAGTACGTATCCTAG